Proteins encoded together in one Papaver somniferum cultivar HN1 unplaced genomic scaffold, ASM357369v1 unplaced-scaffold_21, whole genome shotgun sequence window:
- the LOC113339906 gene encoding uncharacterized protein LOC113339906, with the protein MAGTSLIFSLALAGLIMLSISHVALGVGKLPQVLGVLGTPVDVKAPGDLASVERKGQDQSNLDNGKVNRGGSVDLTAAKGLVVVKDSGGVDSDLKDGKVTQGPKCEQLNIANGAVTVKRCSVVTVDPKNGKVITDAKTEANILGVAHVIIPVPIGD; encoded by the exons atggcTGGAACAAGTCTGATTTTCAGCTTAGCCTTGGCCGGTTTGATTATGTTGTCTATTTCAC ATGTGGCGCTTGGGGTTGGAAAGCTTCCTCAAGTTTTAGGAGTCTTAGGGACGCCAGTTGACGTGAAGGCCCCAGGTGACTTAGCATCCGTGGAAAGGAAGGGTCAAGATCAATCGAACTTAGACAATGGTAAGGTCAACAGGGGTGGGAGTGTAGATCTTACTGCAGCGAAAGGTTTAGTCGTTGTGAAAGATAGCGGGGGCGTAGATTCAGACTTGAAGGACGGTAAGGTTACCCAGGGACCAAAATGTGAACAACTGAATATCGCTAATGGGGCGGTGACTGTGAAACGATGCTCAGTAGTTACGGTGGACCCAAAAAACGGTAAGGTAATCACTGATGCAAAAACTGAAGCAAACATCCTCGGAGTCGCACATGTGATAATACCTGTGCCGATTGGGGATTGA
- the LOC113339448 gene encoding uncharacterized protein LOC113339448 translates to MSEEILRETAELREMIVVRKNGGRRQLEEAVEEAGKTPFARHVQTAIIPSKCTLPTFTHIFDGTTCAIQHVKAYNQSLLQWEGNDTVLCKYFPASLIGKALQWFEGLPVGTIRSFHHLQNIFLGKYISNNMSRPGIETAFGLRRRINESLRHLTTRWRTMCSEMGRRVDERNIILSFINALFPTDLLYTQIFRIKDTIIMSELHEFQEEYIALEEKKRDMESYPVAMNHASGNASLLPRITNAVASTSQGSQ, encoded by the coding sequence ATGAGTGAAGAAATTCTTAGAGAAACGGCAGAATTACGAGAAATGATAGTTGTGCGAAAAAATGGTGGAAGAAGACAGTTAGAAGAAGCCGTAGAAGAAGCTGGAAAAACACCTTTCGCAAGGCACGTACAAACTGCAATAATACCTTCTAAGTGTACTTTACCTACATTTACTCATATTTTTGATGGAACTACGTGTGCAATACAACACGTAAAAGCTTATAACCAATCTTTACTGCAATGGGAAGGGAATGATACAGTATTGTGTAAATATTTCCCAGCCAGCTTAATTGGAAAAGCATTGCAATGGTTTGAGGGGTTGCCTGTGGGAACTATAAGATCTTTTCATCATCTACAAAACATATTTTTGGGGAAATATATCAGCAATAACATGTCAAGACCAGGAATTGAAACAGCATTTGGGCTTCGCAGAAGGATTAATGAGAGTCTGCGACATTTAACAACAcgttggagaactatgtgtagtgaaatgggaagaAGAGTAGATGAACGAAATATTATATTGTCTTTTATCAATGCTCTTTTCCCTACAGACTTATTGTACACACAAATCTTCAGGATAAAAGATACCATAATTATGTCAGAATTGCatgaatttcaagaagaatatatagctttagaagaaaagaaaagagatatgGAATCTTATCCAGTTGCGATGAACCATGCGAGTGGGAATGCGAGTTTACTTCCAAGAATAACAAATGCAGTTGCGAGTACATCTCAAGGAAGTCAGTGA